The following is a genomic window from Sphingobium cloacae.
TCGCAGCTTCGGGCCGACTGGGCCAAAACGCGATGATGATGACGGGAGCCCCGATCAAACTTACCCAAGCGGACGCCGCAGACGTTGCAGACCTGTACAACCGTTGCAGCGACTATTTCCTGTTGCAGGACGGGGCCGCGCCCACGCTGGACGATGCTCGCGAGCTTTTCTCCGATGTGCCGCCCGAAAAGAGCGCCCACAATCAAGCTGTCCTGGGATGGAAGGGGCCTGGCGGCCTATATGCAATCGCGGCCATCCTCCGCGATTATCCGCGTGATGGCACATGGTATCTCGGCTTCATGATCGTAGATGCCGCACAGCGTGGTCGTGGCGTCGGACGCTCAATTTACTCGACGGTCGAAAGCTGGGCCGCTGCGAGAGGTGCCACAGAGATTCGGTTGGCCGTGCTGGAAGCGAATGAAGCGGCAGAGCGATTTTGGCGTTCTCTCGGCTTCATTGAGTATCGGCGCGTTGGGCCAGACACCTTCAAAATGCGTAGCCATCGCCGGATAGAACTGAGCCGTCGCCTTTCTGGCGCGACCGTAGAAGGCAGCAACAAGTAAGATCTCGCGCCGGCTATCTGGGCGAGCTTGGCGTAGGATTCCGCCCCCTCCCGCAAACGCCCCCTGGATCAGCGCGTCATTGATCTTTGGGACCGGCTCATGGCCTATGGAGAGAGCGGTTCCGCCCCTCTCCCCGCGATCCGCGATGAAGTGTTGGAGCTGCACGCGGCGATTACCGATGAGGAAAGCCGGCTTGGCCTCATGCGGATATTCAATCTCGTTTGCGACCTGGTGGCCGTGCATCTCCAAGAGACGAACGGCAATGTTGAAGCCTTCGCCCAACACCGCCAGGGCCAGATATGGATGTTCCTGCGCGCGGAATGCCTTGTCGATGGCGTGCTGGACCGGGACCGGCTGCGGTATGTGACCGGGCGCGAGGTGCAGGCCGGTCGCATGACGGAGGATGATCCGCTGCGCCGCTACGCATTGGGCGATGACTCCGCCTTTGATGGGCTTATGGCAGCGCCGCCGCCACAGAAGCGGACGCGCCATTAGGACCGGCTCAAATTCTACGCGCTAGATCCTCTGACCCCGCGAGGATCTAGCTTTCCAAAAAATCAGCCGCCTGGGAAGCCCGTAGAGCGCCATGCCGGCCGAACCCTCCCCGACCTTGCCGAACGTCTGAAATGAGGCCCAGCGGCCCGGAAATCGCGCCTGTGGCGACATTTCCGCCTGCCCTGCCCTCTCGGATTGATCGCTGTCCTATCCGCCTGGCTTTTCTGGAAAGCCAATTGCGACGGTGCCGCTGGCGCTGTGGCTGCGATGGAGGCGCAGCGTTTAAACGATCCCCTTTCTAACAAAAAGCGTGCCGGCGAAGCCGGCTCATCATGGGGATGCCGGGTGGGAGGATCGCTAAAGCGATCCGGGGCGGCCGAAGGCCGCGAGCCGGCGGGGCGAAGCCCCAAGAGGCGGTGTTTTTCTTCTTTCTGATTGTGCCTGAAGCGCGGCGCTGGTGAGTCGCGCTGCCGTTGTCCCGATTTTCGGGACAAGCTGTCCGATCTGGCGGGACGCTGGTGGGTGAAACCACGATGATCCAGCCTCTCGTCATAATCTTCCGCTGAAGTTATCCACAGGTCAGCCTAGTGTTAAAATATGGGTTTAGTGATGTGTTACGGAAATTCGGCCTGCCCGGAAAGGCGCAGAAATCCTCGCTTTTTTGGCAGAAATTTGCCGCGCGGTGAATCCGCTCTGACGAAAAAGCGAATCCAGAGTGACGAAAAGGCGAATCCACTATGACGATAGCGCCAGGCCTTCCCTGCCGCGCTCAAGCGTAATCGAAATGACGATAGCGCGGCGGTGAATCTGAAATGACGATAATCCGCTTGCGTATGTGAAATGACGATAGTAGCCCTAGCGTTAGTGAAATGACGATAGACCCCTCCCCTTCCCTGTTTGACGCGCCGATCGCCGCGCCGGTCTCGGCCGTGGACGGCGACGATCGCACGCCGCTGCTGCCGGTGCGCCATCCCAACCAGGACTTGTTCATCTGCGACGTGCTGGACGCCATCCCCAAGGATGACATGGCCTCAATGGAGCATCCGGTGTTTTCGCTCTCGACCAAGCCCGACAACCGGACGCGGCGCTACGAGCATAACGGCAACGTCATCGAGATTATCCCCTCGGGCAAGGGGCTGGCGACGATCCACGACAAGGACATATTGATCTACTGCATTTCGCAGCTCGTCGCGAAGATGAACCAGGGCGAGCAACCTAGCCGCACGGTGCGCCTGCAAGCCTATGACATGCTCGTCGCCACCAACCGGCAAACCAGCGGCGAAGGCTATCGACTGATGGCCGACGCCCTCACCCGCCTGCGCGGGACCACGGTGCGGACCAATATTCAAACGGGCGGTGTCGAAGAAACGCGGATTTTCGGCCTGATCGAAGAGGCCAAGATCACGCGCAAGACGTTCGATGGCCGGATGCTCGATCTCGAAATCACCCTGTCGGATTGGGTCTATCGCTCGGTCATCAGCAAGAACGTCCTGACGCTCCACCGCGACTATTTCCGGCTCCGCAAGCCGTTCGAGCGGCGCATGTATGAACTGGCGCGCAAGCATTGCGGCGTGAAGGACGAATGGAAGATCGGCCTAGAGTTGCTACAGAAGAAATGCGGCTCGAACAGCCCGCTCCGAGTGTTCCGGGCCTTGGTCAAGAAGGTCTGCGAGCATGACGCCGATCACGGCCATTTCCCCGACTATGCGGTGACGATGGATGATGACGTGATCTTGTTCCGCAACCGCTCGGGCCTCAAATCCAAGCCCGATCCGGTCGCCAGCGCCGGCGACGATGCGCCCTATATCGACCCGGAAACCATGCACGACGCCAAGACGGCCGCGCCAGGCTATGACGTGTATGCGCTCTATGACGAATGGGTGTCGTGGTGGCACGACATGGGCAAGCCCGAACTCAAAAGCCCTGCCGGGGCCTTCCTCGGCTTCTGCAAGAAACGGCACGAACGCAAACCACTACGCTGATCCCCTGCTCTATGCGGGCAAGCGGCCATGTTTACTTACCCGCATGTTTGCATGTGGACATGCTCACTTGCCTACAGGGCTTTCCCCCATCTTGCGAAGCCAGTCGTTGAACGCCTCGGCCATCGCGTCCTGTAGGCTCATGCCGTGCTTGCGGGCGGTCATGTGCATGGCGAAGGACATTTCCGGGCTGAAATAGCCCGTCATGGCCTTCTTGCCCTGACGGCTCGGCGCAACCGGGTTGCTGCTCGATCCGCTGCCGGAGCCTGCGCCAGTGCCACGGGCGATCGGCGCGGCCGCCCTCCCCTCCGGCTCGACCATCGCCGGCGCTGGCGCTGCATCGCGATCCCGCAATGCGAGCAATGATCCCTTCCGGCTCATGCGTTGGCCCTCCGCTTCCTAGATGCTTGCATGTTTACATGCTCGCATGTCCACTTGTAAAGCTGGCGCACCTCATCGGCCGCCTTGCCGCTCGGCTCGATCTCCATCGCCGTCTTGCCCTCGGCCGCCGCGTGGCGAAAGGCGGCGCGATCCGCGATATGGTGGGGGCAGGCGTCAAGCCCATAATCCTGCACGAGCTGCGCGGCTTCGTCATACATGCGCGGCGCGGTCGGGCTTCCCGCCGTGAAGATCACGAAAGCAGGCTTGCCGCGCATCTTCACAAGGCTGGCGGTCGTCTTGATCGCCGCCAAATCGAACGCGCTGGGGCGGCAAGGGATCAACACTAGGTCGGCCGCCTCGACGGCGGCGCTGGCGGCGCTGTCGGCGTGGGGCGGGGTGTCGATTACGATGAACGCCGCGCCCTGGCCCGTCGCCTGCTCGATCTTGGCGGCAAGGCGAGGGGGCGCGCTGTCGATCACGACCGGGGGCGCATCCTGTCGCCATGCCGCCCACTGGCTCGCCGTCGCCTGCGGGTCGACGTCGATCACAAGGGCGGTATGCCCGGAATCCTCGGCGGCGGCGGCCAGGTGCAAGGCGAGGGTGGTTTTCCCCGCGCCGCCCTTCTGGCTGATGATCGCGATTGTTGGCATGTGAATATCCTTACATGATCGCATGTTTGCATGTGGTCATACTGGCTTGCTCCGGTTGCGTCAACGAAACCCCGAACTGGCGCGCAGCGTCAATGAAACCCCGAATTGCGGGGAGGGGAGGGCGGTCTAGCCGTCGTCGCCGCCCTCATCCTCGCTGCCGTCGTCCAGCGGCTCATGCTCCATGCGGCCGTGATCCTCGATCGGGCAAAGCGGCGCTCCGGCCAGCTCAAGCCATTTGCGCGCGGTCCTCACGGTATAGCCGCACGTCGCGCACTCGCATTTGAGCATCCGGGTTTTCTGCTTCTTCGGCGCGGTCGACTCCCCATCGGTGTCGAGACGGGCATGGGGGAGGGGGCCAACGGCGTCCAAGATCGGCGCGACGGCCGCAAGAAACGCCTCGCCGGGGGTGGTGGCGCGCATCGGCCCGACGAGCCCCAGCCCCAGCGCGATCCGTTTAAACGCTTTCCCATGCCCTGCCGGGATGCCGACGGCGGCATGGACCAGCTCATGCGCGAGGATGGCCGCGATCTGCGCCGGCATGGCGTCAGGCGCGTGCGCGAGGTCGGGCCGGATGAAGATTTCAAAATGCCCGTCCGCGCTCAGCCGGTTATCCCAGCACTCGCCGATCGCCTTGCCCTTCCGGCCCGAGCTGGTGAAGCCGATCGCCACGCGGATACGCGCGGGCAGGGGAGCGTCCAACGCCGCGAACAAGGGGGCCATGCCCGCCGCCACCCGATTGAGCCAGCTTTCCCGGTTGTCCTGTTCCATACCTTCTACTCCCTTCAAATCGCCCTGCGGGGCGATGGCTGCGGCCATCGCTCCCGAGTTCGCGCGGAGCAGCCGGCGAGAGAGGGGGGCAGCGGGAATCTGCGGGAGTGGTGCGGGCGGGCGCTTCGCGCCAACCCGGTCCCGCTGATTGCCGTTGCTGGGGAGAGGCGGCCGGGACCGCCTTTCCCCATGCGAACGAACATCATGCCGGCGCACGCCGGCACCATGCCCGAGATCCGCTTGCGATCTCGGCCCCGCCATGTGGGTCGTCACCTTCGGCCAAGACCGCTTGCGGGCTTGGGGAGCGAAGCGAGTAGAGCCACGGTGCCGCGCAGCGGCAGGCGCAGTCTCCTCGCCTAGATTGAAATTGTTGCTCAAATGAGCTACATCGTTCGTCTGACTAGGGAGATTCCAATGGCTGCTACCGCGTTCGTGCGTGCGCGCATCGACGAAACATTGAAGGATGAAGCCGCCGCCGTCCTAGCCGAGCTGGGGCTGACGGTTTCCGATGTGGTCCGCATGACGCTTACGCGGGTCGCCAAGGACCATGCCTTGCCGTTCGAGCTGAAGGTGCCCAACGCCGAGACGCGCGCCGCGATCGAATCGTCCCGCGCGACCATGAAGGCGCGTCGTGCGCGCTTCACCGATCCCAAGGAACTGTTCGATGCCCTCGACCAAGAAGCCCGCCAGCAGTAAGCGGGCTTCGTTCCCAAGAGAGGCATCCTACGAAAAGCGGTTCGTCAAGGATTGGGAGCGGCTGTCGCGCAGCGGCCGCTACAACATGAACCAGCTCAAGGAAGCGATGATGCTGCTCATCGCCAACGATGCGCCGCTTGGCCCGGAATGGCTGGACCACGCCCTCAAGGGCGATTGGAGCGATCATCGCGAGTGCCATATCGGCGGCGATTTCCTGCTGATCTACACGATTGAGGGCAATCTGGTGAACTTCGTGCGCGCGGGAACCCATTCGGAACTGTTCGAGTAATCGGCTCGACGGCCGAACGTTTGGAAGGCAGGGCAATGAACGCCGACGACATGAAGGTCGAAACCTTCGCCTGCGTCTTTGACGCAATCGCCGACACGCCGGAGGAGGCGACGGAGTTGAGGACGCGCGCGGACCTGATGCGGGGCATCACCGCGCGGGTGAAGTCGTGGGACGTGCCGCTGGGCGAGGCCGCCAAGCGGCTCGGGCTGACGCCGCCCCGCCTCAACGACCTCCTGCGCGGGAAGTTTAACAGATTCTCGCTGGATGACCTGATGACCGCCGCGACGGCGGCGGGCATCGCGCCGCCGGCACCGCGCAAAAGCTCGTGGGATGACCTGCGCGGGATAGTGAAGGGCAACGGCGCGCGGTTCACGATCGAGGAAATCAACGACGCCATCGCCGAAGCCGGCGCAGCAGCCGGCATGGCCGGGATGAACGACCATGACGGGGACTGATCGAAACGGCGAAATCCTTTATCCACCGATGGAGGCGGCCGAAATCCGGCGGTGCGCCAGGAGAGCGGTTTGAGCCAGGCCGGGTTTGCGCGCTTGCTGTGGGCGCACAAGCGCACGGTCCAGCGCTGGGAGGCCGGCACGATGCGGCCGACTGGCGCGGCGCTCGCCTTGCTGACGCTGGTGAAGCGGCGCGGCATCCAGATTCTCACCTAGAAGGATTGATAGAATGGCCGGCCATCGCCCCTTTTCCGATCTTATGAAAGATTGGAGTCCCGAGCGCCGCGCGCGTAATGAGGCCCATAAGGCGAAGTTGGAGGCCGAGTTGATGGGCCGCGCTGCTACGCGCGATGCGATCGAAGAACTGGAAGCTGGCAAGGGCGTGCGCTTCACCAGCGTTGAGGCGCTTATGTCTGATCTCCATGATGACGATTGATCGACCCGAAACGGCGGCCGAGTTTTTCGCGCGGCGCTCCAAAGGTCGTGCGGTGGGTGATCTCGACCGCATTCTCGACAAGGTGCCTGATCGGCCGCCGGAACCCGGCGACGAATTGAAGGCTGGACGCCCGATCGCCTACATCGCCGGTAATCGGCGAGGGTGCCGCGAGATCCGCGCACGCGATCTCGCCCGCCATGTGGGCCGGAACCTTGGGCCAGGACCGCTTGCGGGCTTGGGGAGCGCAACGAGTAGGGCCACGGTGCCAGCGCCAGGCGCTTAGATCATTTTGGCTATCAGCCTTGCACTAGTGCAACCTTTGCACTACATTGAAGCATGGTCACGATGTTTCGCGGTCCCCGCTGGAAAATTGCCGTCTATGGCCGCGATCATGGCGTGCCGCATTTCCACATCGAAGGCCCGGATTTCCGCTGCTCGGTGGCGATTGCATCGTTTGACGTGATCGTGGGCACCGTGTCGGCGGCGGTCTTGAAGGACGCATTGGAATGGGCGCGGCCTAATCAGGCTTTGCTCATGCAGACGTGGCAGGAGTTGAACGGATGAACATCACCGACAAGGCCCGCACCATTACCGCCGTGCGCGCGACCGGGCCGTCATCGCTGCATCTGTCCTGGTCGGAAGGGACGGCGGCTGATCTCGATCTTGGCGCGGTCCTCGCCGATCGCGCCTTTGCCGCGCTGCGCGATCCGGGCGAGTTCGCCAAGGTCGAAGTGGGCGATTGGGGTCATAGCCTGGCCTGGCCTTCGGGTGCGGAGCTGGGCGCGGACATGCTGTGGCTCGAAACGCTGTCGGCAACCGGGCATGGCGATGTGCGCGCCTTCCTCGAATGGCGGCTGCGCCATGCGCTGTCGCTGTCGAAGGCGGCCGATGCGCTTGGCGTCTCGCGCCGCATGGTCGCCTACTACTCCAACGGCGAAAAGAAGGTGCCGAAACCAATCTTGCTGGCGTGCCGGGGCTGGGAAGCCAGCAATGGGCTATACCGGGCCGCCTAACCGGACATGAGAGCGATCTTCATCCGCCACGGCGAAAACACCGGCAACGCCGGCGTGCCCTGCCACGATCTCGCGACGATCGCGCTGACGGAGCGCGGCCACGAACAGGCGCGCGCGGTCGCGGCGAGCTGGACGCAAGCGCCCGCGCTCATCGTCACCTCGCCCTATACCCGCACCCGGCAGACGGCCGCGCCGACGATCGCGCGCTTTCCAGGCGTGCCGGTGGAAGTGTGGCCGATCGAAGAGTTCACCTATTTGCAACCTGCGCGCTGGAACGGCACGCGCAGCGCCGAACGGATGCCGCACCTAGAACGCTATTGGCGCGAGGCCGATCCTGACTACTGCGACGGGGAAGGGGCGGAGAGTTTCAGCACCCTGTTACGGCGCTGCGAGGCGGCGCTAACGCGCCTCGCCGCCATGCCTGCGGGATCGCTGGCCTATGTGTTCGGGCATGGGCAGTTCATCCAGGCCGCGCGCGCGATCGTCGCCGACGCCCATCTGGACGATCGGGCCAAGATGCGCGCTTTCTGGCGCAAGGGCGAGCCGCCCGCGATCGGCAACGCGCAGCGGGTAGGGTTTCATTGGCAGGGCGACCGCTGGACCTGCGCGCCCGCGCTCGCCGCCTAGATGGCTCTGTTGCAAACTGTGATGACGGGCGCAGTTCGTCTCATGGCTGTTCGAGCGGTGCCCATTAGGCTGCTTCAAGTTCCATCCGTTTGCCGATGAGTTGAATGGCTTCGGTGAGGGCGCAAGCGCCGAGGCCGAAGGCACGCTCGACCAGCCGCGCCTCGCCGCAAATGTCGCGGGTGAGATTGAAGGCAGCTGCCTGTCCCTTGCGCAGGGCCCGCATCACCTCGAAGCCTTTGATCGTCGCATACGCCGTCTTCAGTGTCTTGAAACCCCGCACCGGCCGGATCAGCTGCTTCAGCTTGCCATGGTCAGCCTCAACGACGTTGTTCAGATACTTCACCTGGCGATGCTGGGTATCCTTGGGACATTTGCCTTCCGCTTTCAGTTCAGCAATGGCGGCGGTGTAGGTCGGCGCCTTATCGGTATTGATGATCTCGGGTTTCTCCCAGTCCTTCAACCCGCCCAGCGCCTTGCCCAGGAAACGCTTCGCAGCCTTCGTATTCCGCGTTGGCGAGAGATAAAAATCGATCGTGTTCCCGTCCTTGTCGACCGCGCGATACAGATACGTCCAGGCACCACGAACCTTGATATAGGTCTCATCGACCCGCCAACTCGTCGAGGCAGGGCGGCGCCATTGCCAGCGCAGCCGCTTCTCGATCTCCGGGGCGTATCTCTGAACCCAGCGGTAGATCGTGGAATGGTCAACATTCACGCCACGTTCGCCCATCATCTGCTCAAGATCCCGGTAGCTGATGCCATACCGGCAGTACCATCGCACCGCCCAAAGCACGATCTCACCCTCAAAATGCCGCCCTTTGAACCCTGACATCGCGCCACCCTCACTCTCGGCAAGACAGATCACCGAAAATCGGATCAGTTTGCAACAGAGCCGCTGCGATGTTTCTTGGCAGCCTCTCCGATCGGATCGGCCGTCGCAAGGTCCTGATCCCATCATTGATCTTCTTTTCTTTGGCATCGGGTGTGTCTGGTCTTGCTGGCGGCTTCATGAGCCTGCTGCTGATCCGCGGGGTCATGGGCGTGGCCGAAGGCGCCTTCTGCCCCACCAGCTTTGCTGCGGTCGCCGAAGCTTCCAAACCCTCGCGCATCGGCTTCAACCAAGGTCTGCAACAGAGCATGTTCGCCCTGTTCGGGCTCGGGTTCGGGCCTTTCATTGCCGCATGGCTACTGAGCTTCACGACGTGGCGCGGGGTGTTCCTGCTCGTCACCGTGCCTGGCCTTATTCTGAGCGCGTTGATCTGGATGTGCATTCGTGATCGCACGCCAGCTGCGACGCAGTCGGACAGCGTGTCCCATCGGCCCAGCGAGCCCAGCGCCTCGATCGGTCAGGTACTCAAAGTGCGTAACGTCCGCATCGGTATGCTGGGTCTGCTGTGCGCCATGTGCGGGATCTTCACCCTGGCTGCGTTCGCACCGCTCTACCTGACCGAACACCTGCATCTCGACGCATGGGCCGCTGCTTCGGCCGCTTCTGCTATCGGCTTCGGCGGCTTTGCCGGTCAGTGGATTCTTCCCACGCTCTCGGACATCTACGGCCGTCGCCCGATGGCGATCCTCGGCTTCCTCGGCGGCGCGATCTTCGTCTTCGCGTTCATCAACACCGGGGCGTCAATTCTGCCCCTGTTCGGCACCCTGTTCGGCGCTACCGTCTGCAGTTTCGGCCTTCTCTCGCTGATTTCTGGCCCAATCGCTGCGGAATCTGCGCCTCCAGGCATGGTCTCGACCGCTGCCGGCCTCATCATCGGCGTCGGCGAAGTCTTCGGTGGTGGCCTTGCTCTCGTCGTAGCCGGTTACCTGATCGCGACGTACGGCATCCAGTCGATGCTCTACCTGGCCCTTGGCGGACTGGCGATCGGCGTGCTGCTGATGTTCTTCCTGAAGGAGACCGCCCCGAGGAAGCTGGCGATCACGGATTAATCCATCAACTTTCCAGATACCCGTTTCAGGTATAGCGCGACGATCTGGGTGAGAGGTCAGCGACTATCAGGATGAGAACAGATTGTCGCGGCGGGTTCATGGTGCCGGGTTAGATTGTCGCTGGCAAGGGCGATTCTTCGCTCTGATTGTCGCTGATCGACATTTTCTCGATGGATTTGATTGTCGCGTATTTTGGGGTCCTTCCAGCCCCTGTCTGTCGCTGGAGGGCGGCCCTGCGACGATAGCTCTCGACATTCATCTCGAAGATGGTGGCGTGATGAACGAGACGGTCGACGGCCGCGAGCGTCATGGCGGGATCCGGGAAGACCCGGTTCCATTCGCCGAAGGGCTGGTTGGCCGTGATGAGCATGGATCGGCGCTCATAGCGTGCGCTGATCAACTCGAAGAGCACGGAGGTTTCAGCCTGATCCTTGGCGACATAGGCGAGGTCGTCCAGGATGAGCAGGTGGTATTTGTCGAGCTTGGCGATGGCGGATTCGAGCGCCAGTTCGCGGCGCGCGAGCTGAAGCTTCTGGACCAGCTCGGACGTGCGGGTGAACAGCACGCGCCAACCATTCTGGACAAGTTGCAGGCCGATGGCTGCCGCCAAGTGGCTCTTTCCTCCGCCCGGCGGGCCGAACAGGATGAGATTGGCGCCCTTTTCCAGCCATCCGTCGCCCGAGGTCATGGCCGTGACCTGCGCCCGCGAGACCATCGGCACGGCGTCGAAGGCGAAGCTGTCGAGCGTTTTGCCCGGTGGTAATCGTGCGTCGCTCAGATGACGTTCGATCCTACGCCGGTCACGTTCGGCCATTTCATGCTCGGTAAGTGCAGCGAGCAGTCGGGTGGCGGGCCAGCCCTCCTTGTCGGCACGTTCGGTAAACTCGGGCCAGATCACCTTGATGGCAGGAAGCCTCAACTCGTTGAGGATGAAGCTCAGGCGCTGGGCATCGACGTTATGGGCCTTGGTCATGCGGCCTCTCCCAGCAGCAGGGCATCGTAGTCGGTCAGGGGGCCAAGCTCGACCACCACCTCGGGCAGCGCGGCCGGATCGGGCGAGAAGCGCGTTCGCAACGCGGCGATGTCAGGCAGCCGGCCTTCGTCAAGGTCCTGGGCGAGAAGATCGGCAAGCTCGGCCTCGCAGGCCCGTTCATGGGCCATGGACAGCAACTCGACCATCTTACGGCAAGCGTCACGCTCGGACATGGCTTCGAGCAGCCGTTCGAACATGAGCCTGTACGCCTCGCGCGGGAACAACTGGTCGCGATAGGTCAGCTGCAGCAGGGCCATCGGCTTACGCCTGAGGCTATGGATCACGTGACGGTAATCCACCACATAGCCATGTTCGGTAGCGCTTTTCGGGCGACCGCGTGGCCGGGTCATGAGATAACTGCCGCCCAGGAACAGATCGAGCCGATCATCGTAGAGGCGCACACGCAGTCGATGCCCGATCAACCGTGACGGCACCGTGTAGAACACCTTGCGCAGAACGAAGGTGCTGGACGAGGTGACGGGAAGGATATGTTCCTCGTAGTCGCTGGTGCGACGATCAGGTAGCGGTTTGAGCGTTGCCCTTTCGGTGTCGATGCGGGCGGCACTGCGCCGGTTCTTTCGGGCAACGATCTCGTCGATGAACCTGCGATAGGCCGCGAGGTCCTCGAAGTCGGTCGATCCACGCATCGCCAGCGCATCCTCCACCGCCGCCTTGAGATGGCCGTGGGAGCTTTCGACGCTGCCATTCTCATGTGCGATGCCGCGGTTGTTGCGGGTCGGCGTCATGCCATAATGTTCGCACAAGGCGTCGTAGCGTGTGGTCAAGTCCGCACGGGCATCGGCATCAAGGTTGCGAAACGCGGCCGACAGACTGTCGCTGCGGTGTTCGCCCGGCGCGCCGCCCAGCATCCAAAGCGCGTTCTGCAGCCCCTCAGCCAATGCGACATAGCTCTCGCCGCCCAGGATGACATGGGCATGTTCGAAGCCTGACCACACCAGGCGGAAGTGGTAAAGCAGGTGATCGAGGGGCGCACCCGCGATCGTGACTTTGAGGCTCCTCATGTCGGTGAAGTCCGAAAGGCCCATTCGCCCCGGCTCATGAGTCTGGCGGAAGATCACTTCCTGTTCCGGGCCATGAACGGCCCGCCAGGCACGGATACGACGCTCCATCGTGCGGCGAACCCCAAAATCGAGATCGGGATGGCGACGGCGCATCTCCTCGAAGATCGCCACCGCCCGCAAGCCAGGTGCCGCCTTCAGCATTGGTACGATCTCGCTCTCGAAGATCGATTCCAACGGATCAGGTCGCCGTCGGCCGCGGGGCGCTTTACGGTGTGAAGGAAGCACCGGATCGCTCGCGATCCGGTAGCCCGTCGCGGTGCTGAACCCGGCCTTCGCCGCAGCCACCGGGACCGGGTTGGTCTGTCGCAATTTCATGAAAAGCCTCATTTGATGATCGTTGACTTGGCAACCCGGCACTCACGGCATCTCCCTCCAATCTGGATATGCCAATGAATATTGGGTCGGCCCCGACGATCTGCGGCTCCTCCATTAAAGGGCCATCGGTTGTTGGGGTCTCGGCTACGGGCTTCGGGCTACGCCCTCCGCCCTTCACCGACACCCCAACAACCGATTCTCATCTTGATTGTCGCTACGCTCGCATCCTGTCAGTCGCCGCGCATTTCAGGGGAGTGGATGTCTCCGCTCCCCTTTCTCGTGAACGATTGGCGGGCCGTCGATTGGGTTTTTCAGGCGATAGTTTGGCTTACTGGTTTCCGGTCCCCACCCTGACTGCCCCAGCGACCGTCAGGACCGTCAGGCCATACCGTTAGTCGAGATCGAGCACGAGGACACCGATCCTATGGGCTACGCGAACAACGCCACCTCATCTGATCCGGGCTCACGCCCTGGGCAGCGAAGTCCTGGCAATTGCACGTCTTGAGACGATCGCAGGTTCACGGGTATGGTACGTCACGATCATTCGTCGAGGCGGAGGCGTGATTGCGACTGTATGGGCGAGTGCGCTGCCTCTGCGCTATAGCGCAAAGATCCGCATGATTGGCACGTGAGGTAGCCCAGACGTTCTTCGGCCTGCCCGTTACCCCGAAAGGTGAGCCTGGCGGCCCAGTGACGATGCTGCTCTGGTCAGTGCAGGCAGTATGGTCTTTTCCAGGTCCTGGAGGCTGCGCTCCAGCGCATTGGTACCGACGTTCAGG
Proteins encoded in this region:
- a CDS encoding MFS transporter, with translation MFLGSLSDRIGRRKVLIPSLIFFSLASGVSGLAGGFMSLLLIRGVMGVAEGAFCPTSFAAVAEASKPSRIGFNQGLQQSMFALFGLGFGPFIAAWLLSFTTWRGVFLLVTVPGLILSALIWMCIRDRTPAATQSDSVSHRPSEPSASIGQVLKVRNVRIGMLGLLCAMCGIFTLAAFAPLYLTEHLHLDAWAAASAASAIGFGGFAGQWILPTLSDIYGRRPMAILGFLGGAIFVFAFINTGASILPLFGTLFGATVCSFGLLSLISGPIAAESAPPGMVSTAAGLIIGVGEVFGGGLALVVAGYLIATYGIQSMLYLALGGLAIGVLLMFFLKETAPRKLAITD
- the istB gene encoding IS21-like element helper ATPase IstB translates to MTKAHNVDAQRLSFILNELRLPAIKVIWPEFTERADKEGWPATRLLAALTEHEMAERDRRRIERHLSDARLPPGKTLDSFAFDAVPMVSRAQVTAMTSGDGWLEKGANLILFGPPGGGKSHLAAAIGLQLVQNGWRVLFTRTSELVQKLQLARRELALESAIAKLDKYHLLILDDLAYVAKDQAETSVLFELISARYERRSMLITANQPFGEWNRVFPDPAMTLAAVDRLVHHATIFEMNVESYRRRAALQRQTGAGRTPKYATIKSIEKMSISDNQSEESPLPATI
- a CDS encoding IS6 family transposase, whose product is MSGFKGRHFEGEIVLWAVRWYCRYGISYRDLEQMMGERGVNVDHSTIYRWVQRYAPEIEKRLRWQWRRPASTSWRVDETYIKVRGAWTYLYRAVDKDGNTIDFYLSPTRNTKAAKRFLGKALGGLKDWEKPEIINTDKAPTYTAAIAELKAEGKCPKDTQHRQVKYLNNVVEADHGKLKQLIRPVRGFKTLKTAYATIKGFEVMRALRKGQAAAFNLTRDICGEARLVERAFGLGACALTEAIQLIGKRMELEAA
- a CDS encoding histidine phosphatase family protein, which produces MRAIFIRHGENTGNAGVPCHDLATIALTERGHEQARAVAASWTQAPALIVTSPYTRTRQTAAPTIARFPGVPVEVWPIEEFTYLQPARWNGTRSAERMPHLERYWREADPDYCDGEGAESFSTLLRRCEAALTRLAAMPAGSLAYVFGHGQFIQAARAIVADAHLDDRAKMRAFWRKGEPPAIGNAQRVGFHWQGDRWTCAPALAA
- the istA gene encoding IS21 family transposase, giving the protein MPGCQVNDHQMRLFMKLRQTNPVPVAAAKAGFSTATGYRIASDPVLPSHRKAPRGRRRPDPLESIFESEIVPMLKAAPGLRAVAIFEEMRRRHPDLDFGVRRTMERRIRAWRAVHGPEQEVIFRQTHEPGRMGLSDFTDMRSLKVTIAGAPLDHLLYHFRLVWSGFEHAHVILGGESYVALAEGLQNALWMLGGAPGEHRSDSLSAAFRNLDADARADLTTRYDALCEHYGMTPTRNNRGIAHENGSVESSHGHLKAAVEDALAMRGSTDFEDLAAYRRFIDEIVARKNRRSAARIDTERATLKPLPDRRTSDYEEHILPVTSSSTFVLRKVFYTVPSRLIGHRLRVRLYDDRLDLFLGGSYLMTRPRGRPKSATEHGYVVDYRHVIHSLRRKPMALLQLTYRDQLFPREAYRLMFERLLEAMSERDACRKMVELLSMAHERACEAELADLLAQDLDEGRLPDIAALRTRFSPDPAALPEVVVELGPLTDYDALLLGEAA